A genomic window from Colletotrichum destructivum chromosome 7, complete sequence includes:
- a CDS encoding Putative pre-rRNA-processing protein Esf1, whose amino-acid sequence MSSKSSKNGKNGKIADSRFSNFETDPRFRLPSKKQTKTTIDKRFSRMLKDDSFTGTAKVDRYGRKVKSDTKKKALQRLYEPEDGEEEDEEEQDKGMEVEADDVVERELAKANAKYDPARGGGFSESESESESEDDDESDEETTAVADPKASMSRLHDEQADVEDGEVTNRIAIVNLDWDNIKSADLFALFASFLPSTGGRIEKVSVYPSEFGKERMGREELEGPPKEIFKKSDGSDEDSEDSEAEEEAIKKELLEEGDAEDFDHDALRKYQLDRLRYFYAVMTVSDKTTAQKLYEATDGTEYQSSSNFLDLRFIPDDVTFDDEPRDECDKMPEGYKPVEFTTDALQHSKVKLTWDVNPDDAARKASINRAFTGSRSQLEENDLKAYLASDSEDDGDSFAGFEDEEKKEDEEAAAEPKLSKKELARRKMREALGLGAEEEKKKSKDGPVGEMEITFTPALTESKKDKKPEEEETTIEKYKRKERERKEKKREAARARREGGTATTEVAEPAEEEEVGDAGEDLGFDDPFFTTDEPVAASKTKTSVRKEERLAKRAAREAEEKEKAEQKAQLQLLMADENDNEQAAHLDHFDMNEILKAEKLKKKKGKAAKRLAAKKAAAGGDENVGLQQDFRMDVDDDRFKAVFESHEYAIDPSNPKFKGTEAMQKLLEEGRKKRKAGAGDDEEAPAEREGKKAKKSKGERKAEDEELSRLVASVKKKASSKAGKK is encoded by the coding sequence ATGTCTTCAAAATCGAGCAAAAATGGCAAAAATGGCAAAATCGCTGACTCCCGGTTCTCGAATTTCGAGACCGACCCTCGCTTCCGACTTCCGTCCAAGAagcagaccaagacgacaATCGACAAGCGCTTCTCCCGCATGCTGAAGGACGACTCTTTCACAGGCACCGCAAAAGTCGATCGTTACGGCCGAAAAGTCAAGTCCGACACTAAGAAGAAGGCTCTGCAGCGACTCTACGAGCCTGAGGAtggtgaagaggaggatgaggaggagcaggacaAGGGTatggaggtcgaggccgacgacgtggtGGAGCGCGAGCTGGCAAAGGCCAACGCCAAGTACGATCCCGCGCGTGGCGGCGGTTTCTCCGAGTCTGAGTCTgagtccgagtccgaggacgacgacgagtcggACGAAGAAACCACTGCCGTGGCCGACCCCAAAGCGTCCATGTCGCGCCTGCACGACGAGCaagccgacgtcgaggatggcgaagTCACGAACCGCATAGCGATCGTCAACCTTGACTGGGACAACATCAAATCGGCAGATCTGTTTGCTTTGTTCGCCAGTTTTTTGCCCTCCACCGGCGGCCGCATCGAGAAGGTCTCGGTGTACCCTAGCGAGTTCGGCAAGGAGCGCATGGGGCGCGAAGAGCTGGAGGGTCCTCCGAAGGAGATCTTCAAGAAGTCGGATGGTTCCGACGAAGATAGCGAAGACAGCGAagcagaggaagaggcgatcaagaaggagctgttggaggagggcgacgcgGAGGACTTTGACCACGATGCGCTGCGCAAGTACCAGCTCGACCGGCTGCGATACTTCTACGCCGTCATGACCGTCTCCGACAAGACGACGGCACAGAAGCTCTACGAGGCCACCGACGGCACCGAGTACCAGTCATCATCCAACTTCCTCGACCTGCGATTCATCCCCGACGATGTCACctttgacgacgagcccAGAGACGAATGCGACAAGATGCCGGAGGGATACAAGCCCGTCGAGTTCACCACCGACGCCCTGCAACACTCCAAGGTCAAGCTCACATGGGATGTCAACCCCGATGACGCTGCGCGCAAGGCCTCCATCAACCGTGCTTTTACCGGTAGCCGCTCGCAGCTCGAGGAGAACGACCTGAAGGCATACCTGGCCAGCGacagcgaggacgatggtGATTCGTTCGCGGgcttcgaagacgaggagaagaaagaggatgaggaggcggcTGCCGAGCCCAAGCTCTCCAAGAAGGAGCTCGCCCGCCGGAAGATGAGAGAGGCCCTGGGTttgggcgccgaggaagagaaaaagaagtcCAAGGATGGCCCCGTCGGCGAAATGGAGATCACTTTCACGCCCGCCCTGACAGAAagcaagaaggacaagaagccagaggaggaagagacgaCTATCGAGAAGTATAAGCGCAAGGAACGCGagcgcaaggagaagaagcgcgaggCAGCCCGCGCCAGacgcgagggcggcacggCAACCACAGAGGTCGCAGAGCCcgcagaggaagaagaggttgGCGACGCGGGAGAGgacctcggcttcgacgacCCTTTCTTCACGACCGATgagccggtggcggcgtccaagaccaagacgTCGGTCCGCAAGGAAGAGCGCCTGGCGAAGCGCGCGGCACGCGAAGccgaggaaaaggagaaggCGGAGCAGAAGGcacagctgcagctgctgatggcggacgagaacgacaaCGAGCAGGCGGCGCACCTGGACCATTTCGACATGAACGAGATTCTCAAGGCggagaagctcaagaagaagaagggcaaggcggccaagcgtctggcggccaagaaggcggcggccggcggcgacgagaacgTCGGCTTGCAGCAGGACTTCCGGatggacgtcgacgacgaccgcTTCAAGGCCGTGTTCGAGAGCCACGAGTACGCCATCGACCCGTCGAACCCCAAGTTCAAGGGCACCGAGGCGATGCagaagctgctcgaggagggccgcaagaagaggaaggccggcgccggcgacgacgaagaggcgcccgcggagagggagggcaagaaggccaagaagtccaagggggagaggaaggcggaggacgaggagctcaGCAGGCTCGTGGCGTCggtcaagaagaaggcgagcAGCAAGGCCGGCAAGAAATAG
- a CDS encoding Putative helicase, Zinc finger, RING-type, Zinc finger, RING/FYVE/PHD-type translates to MDFPLKGHKGKKATLPPWSSYKLLEDNPQNNSQSEEQTAFNSPSHSGDRKPANLSSQTEDELLQQQFMSMHDLYEPSCLPPVPNTMEENSDLFVRQEVFENDSTKREEEEDTEMILASLNTVASPAQSTAATEHSAILTRTMDSEVSQSEVDDDEMQESMDDELMMDAEDDSEYEVQGQAPGTKLAGKKRKRVAFADDNTTKDSVTRQARTAQEYTAFLRQKADKNLKRDFIRQIQAKRKAGITDIELQPPKAKRRRQRRTTNNHLSDLEELGSSALPELGAIPNPNQAKVSRQVRMRQIAMATTEGDSNRHLGSQREDARLGMKIWGRGAITCVGVSDYLLRGMKTPVRGWQLQASARMVIRENATERPNGGILGDQMGMGKTLTSLLLIVGCPPLPEDIQAGCGGTLVVVPGPNVLKEWSEAIIKHTSDIQPGDVLVFKKGSNTLEISQIAQYKIVITTYQELLKYPSGKKMEALITKHGKGTQALRAAVKQIAGPLFDIEWYRVVFDELHTIKNSETQTFLSCYQLNTKRVWGLSGTPLINQCKEIYPYVKLVRVEGIDTKKDFIRIYKKGPDAARKLDALINQITIRRNHEDEFLGKQMLEGIPNFDAEIRWVNLSEEERLIYDAITDHFKSKASIVAMANKRRAISHPYLLEKSFLEKIDCATIRTLIDRLKEFEGKRWVYHQIGRRTSRVDPDTASANAVASSSSTNTQQPDSDDEEGPPPLTPQEISYAPMDPFGKSSFGGMFSMSRLLEGTIAEKEIVDIKCGICKQRQQADPWRIAECNHIICGACFYKKMLKLKKCPTCKHSLDKLKIERVPTLKAMAQGHVSEVTEESGDEDSDNDESDNEDPKDETLVTNNATSRQKIAAKSRKVQENRERKRVMRRKHGADYINNLPVLDDNDAMFVNISVNWNGGVPCPGTKLTVTKEIILQWQMEAPEDKIIIFIEFIKTAVLLGVVLNLEGIPFVYLNGKLTTKEKIDAVDAFKNDPKVKILIASMRVGGQALNLTCANRIIQIDSWWNESAGDQANGRVNRMGQLKPSHAVAIKARDTIDEYITDLQGRKTQEIEYVMQDDGRVTEMLSDFERMALTAPIAWDETKQRLIEEIEEENGPESVRGVH, encoded by the exons ATGGACTTCCCTCTCAAAGGCCACAAGGGAAAGAAGGCAACCCTTCCGCCTTGGTCGTCTTACAAATTATTAGAAGACAATCCCCAGAACAATTCGCAATCAGAAGAGCAGACCGCCTTTAACTCTCCTTCACACTCAGGAGATCGCAAGCCCGCCAACCTTTCTTCCCAGACTGAGGATGAACTTCTTCAACAGCAATTCATGAGTATGCATGATTTGTACGAGCCCAGTTGCCTTCCGCCAGTGCCCAACACTATGGAGGAAAACTCAGATCTCTTTGTCCGTCAAGAAGTTTTCGAAAATGACAGCAccaagagagaagaggaagaagacacaGAAAtgatcttggccagcttgAACACTGTCGCGTCACCAGCTCAATCAACTGCAGCCACTGAACATTCTGCAATTCTAACTAGAACAATGGATTCAGAAGTCAGCCAGAGCGaggtggatgatgatgaaatGCAGGAAAGCATGGATGACGAACTGATGATGGACGCTGAAGACGATTCAGAGTACGAGGTCCAAGGACAGGCCCCAGGTACAAAGCTCGccggaaagaaaagaaagcgGGTGGCATTTGCTGACGACAACACCACAAAAGATTCAGTCACACGGCAAGCTCGTACAGCCCAAGAGTACACAGCATTTCTCAGACAAAAGGCTGACAAGAACCTGAAGAGGGACTTCATCCGTCAGATCCAGGCGAAGCGTAAGGCAGGTATCACTGACATTGAGTTACAGCCCCCCAAAGCGAaacgccggcggcagcgaagAACGACGAATAACCACCTCAGCGACCTAGAAGAGCTTGGTTCTAGTGCTTTGCCTGAACTTGGAGCTATCCCGAACCCCAACCAAGCCAAGGTGTCGAGGCAAGTGAGAATGCGGCAGATTGCAATGGCCACTACCGAAGGAGACAGTAACAGACACCTTGGGTCGCAGCGGGAGGACGCAAGACTGGGGATGAAGATCTGGGGCCGTGGGGCTATCACTTGCGTTGGTGTCTCTGACTACTTGCTGAGGGGCATGAAGACGCCTGTTCGAGGATGGCAGTTACAGGCCTCGGCCCGCATGGTCATCAGAGAGAATGCCACAGAGCGACCCAACGGAGGCATCTTGGGAGACCAAATGGGTATGGGAAAAACCCTCACCAGTCTTCTGCTCATAGTAGGTTGTCCCCCTCTTCCTGAGGACATTCAAGCGGGCTGCGGTGGTACGCTGGTGGTTGTTCCCGGGCCCAATGTCCTAAAGGAATGGTCAGAGGCCATCATCAAGCATACCAGCGACATTCAGCCTGGAGACGTGCTGGTTTTCAAAAAGGGATCAAACACGCTGGAGATCAGTCAGATCGCCCAGTACAAAATTGT CATCACGACATATCAGGAGCTCCTCAAGTATCCATCGggaaagaagatggaggctCTGATCACGAAGCATGGCAAGGGAACGCAAGCGCTCCGAGCGGCCGTGAAGCAAATCGCCGGCCCCCTGTTCGACATCGAGTGGTACCGCGTTGTGTTTGACGAGCTTCATACCATCAAGAATTCGGAGACTCAGA CATTCCTTTCCTGCTACCAGTTGAACACCAAGAGAGTCTGGGGACTCAGTGGAACTCCACTGATCAACCAATGCAAAG AGATCTATCCCTATGTGAAGCTCGTTCGGGTAGAGGGTATAGACACAAAGAAGGACTTCATCCGAATTTACAAGAAGGGA CCCGATGCCGCCAGGAAGTTGGACGCGTTGATCAACCAGATCACAATCCGCCG GAACCATGAAGACGAGTTCTTGGGAAAGCAAATGCTGGAGGGCATTCCCAActtcgacgccgagatccGCTGGGTCAACCTGTCCGAGGAGGAACGACTCATCTATGA TGCCATCACCGATCACTTCAAAAGCAAGGCATCGATTGTCGCAATGGCCAACAAGAGAAGAGCCATATCGCACCCCTATCTGCTGGAGAAGTCGTTCCTCGAAAAGATCGACTGCGCGACCATCCGGACGTTGATCGACAGACTCAAGGAATTCGAGGGCAAGAGATGGGTCTATCACCAGATCGGAAGACGTACAAGCAGAGTAGATCCTGACACCGCCTctgccaacgccgtcgccagcagcagcagcaccaacaccCAGCAGCCCGACAgcgatgacgaagagggccccccccctctcacgCCCCAGGAAATCAGCTACGCCCCGATGGACCCTTTTGGCAAGTCCAGCTTTGGAGGCATGTTTTCCATGTCTCGCCTGCTCGAGGGTACGATTGCCGAAAAAGAGATTGTCGACATCAAATGCGGCATATGCAAGCAGAGGCAGCAAGCCGACCCTTGGCGCATCGCTGAG TGCAACCACATCATCTGCGGTGCATGCTTCTACAAGAAGATGCTCAAACTGAAGAAATGCCCGACGTGCAAACACTCGTTGGACAAGCTCAAAATTGAACGGGTCCCGACCCTCAAGGCCATGGCTCAGGGGCACGTCTCGGAGGTGACGGAGGAGTCTGGCGACGAGGATTCGGACAACGACGAGTCCGACAACGAGGATCCCAAAGACGAGACCTTGGTCACCAACAATGCGACCAGCAGGCAGAAAATTGCGGCGAAAAGCCGCAAGGTCCAGGAGAATCgcgagaggaagagggtcATGCGGCGCAAGCACGGTGCCGACTACATCAATAACCTCCctgtcctcgacgacaacgacgccaTGTTCGTCAACATCAGCGTGAACTGGAACGGCGGCGTCCCTTGCCCCGGCACCAAGCTCACAGTCACCAAGGAGATTATCCTCCAGTGGCAGATGGAGGCGCCCGAGGACAAGATTATCA TCTTTATTGAGTTCATCAAGACCGCGGTCCTGCTGGGTGTAGTCCTGAACCTCGAGGGGATTCCGTTCGTGTACCTCAACGGCAAGCTCACCACAAAGGAGAAGATTGATGCGGTGGACGCGTTCAAAAATGACCCAAAGGTCAAGATTCTT atTGCCTCGATGAGagtcggcggccaggcccTCAACCTGACCTGCGCCAACCGGATCATCCAGATCGACTCGTGGTGGAACGAGTCCGCCGGCGACCAGGCCAACGGGCGCGTCAACCGCATGGGACAGCTGAAGCCCTCGCACGCCGTTGCTATCAAGGCGCGCGACACCATCGATGAGTACATCACGGACCTGCAAGGCCGCAAGACGCAGGAGATAGAATACGTCATgcaggacgacggccgcgtcACCGAGATGCTCAGCGACTTTGAGAGGATGGCTCTTACTGCCCCTATCGCGTGGGACGAGACCAAGCAGCGCTTGATCGAAGAGATTGAGGAGGAGAACGGTCCCGAGAGTGTTCGGGGCGTTCATTGA
- a CDS encoding Putative G protein-coupled receptor GPR1, with the protein MAPWPQDTDALHSLAASFPEVIIARATPAYDRIPNGLTDRQWTIIQSTSLAVAALSFASVTLAFYWFSRMRRSFRHDLIMLLMSSDMLKSLWFIIFPIVDFKTGSVASESSFCQASGFFLAVGIEASDIAVVLIALHTAIYIFRPRHSGRQSGLYPHRRLAFSVFALFPLLMASLAFISWPGYVNNGEYCYLPVRPEWPRLALSWVPRYMILLTIVALYAYIYIYVTLRMRRFGRLSAMRRASATQIPDDGHWAHIPSVPATPTSRRGSETSMEDADRHRTSSTATTMTAEIELLHSRQKISWNWPAYGADDDSRIPVQEEVLSPRALEPSGSPLSATFGPISPPPQSYIRRDTVDLSPPDHHYHQQQTSFSSHWQPLNSPTSARAKSLANIWSILRRGTSLDSDPEHNATPFLFHPTMDGTGMAKTRDKIRRQLRLLFVYPLVYILIWAVPFVAHVMRWDNPEETGPFAVVLLSLVSLSIQGLVNSCLFCAVEKPWIDRKAKYRRAPSKTRQDKDENRYRTGHRRISSF; encoded by the exons ATGGCACCGTGGCCTCAGGATACTGACGCATTGCATTCGCTTGCTGCATCTTTTCCGGAGGTCATCATTGCCCGCGCGACCCCGGCTTACGACCGCATCCCCAACGGTCTGACTGACCGGCAATGGACAATCATTCAATCTACGTCGCTGGCAGTCGCCGCCTTGAGCTTTGCATCCGTCACTCTCGCCTTCTATTGGTTTTCTCGCATGAGGCGAAGCTTTAGACATGA TCTTATCATGCTGCTCATGTCGAGCGACATGCTCAAGTCCTTGTGGTTCATCATATTTCCCATCGTCGACTTCAAGACCGGTTCGGTTGCATCAGAATCATCTTTCTGCCAAGCAAGCGgtttcttcctcgccgtcggcataGAGGCGTCTGACATCGCTGTTgtcctcatcgccctccATACCGCGATTTACATCTTCCGCCCGCGACACTCCGGACGCCAGAGCGGCCTCTATCCACACCGCCGTCTTGCGTTCAGCGTTTTTGCCCTCTTCCCGCTTTTGATGGCTTCTCTAGCCTTCATCAGCTGGCCCGGCTATGTGAACAATGGCGAGTACTGTTACTTACCAGTCCGTCCCGAGTGGCCGAGGCTTGCCCTCAGCTGGGTCCCCCGCTACATGATTCTTCTCACCATTGTTGCACTGTATGCCTACATCTACATATACGTCACGCTACGCATGCGGCGATTCGGTCGCCTCAGCGCCATGAGACGCGCGAGCGCAACACAAATACCGGATGACGGACACTGGGCTCACATCCCCTCGGTGCCCGCTACTCCCACATCTCGTCGTGGATCCGAGACCTCGATGGAGGACGCAGACCGGCACCGTACTTCGTCCACTGCCACCACGATGACGGCTGAGATCGAGCTCTTGCACAGTCGCCAAAAGATATCGTGGAACTGGCCGGCGTACGGCGCTGACGACGACAGCCGGATCCCTGTACAGGAGGAGGTGCTTTCGCCTCGCGCGTTGGAACCTAGCGGCAGTCCCCTCTCAGCAACTTTCGGTCCCATCTCGCCACCCCCCCAGAGCTATATTCGCCGCGACACCGTCGACCTGAGTCCGCCCgaccaccactaccaccaacaacaaaccAGCTTCAGCTCGCACTGGCAGCCACTGAATAGCCCGACAAGTGCCCGCGCCAAATCACTGGCCAACATTTGGTCAATACTTCGCCGAGGCACATCCCTCGACTCGGACCCCGAACACAACGCAaccccctttctcttccaCCCGACCATGGACGGCACGGGTATGGCAAAAACACGCGACAAGATTCGCCGCCAACTGCGACTGCTTTTTGTATACCCGCTTGTGTACATCTTGATCTGGGCGGTCCCCTTTGTCGCGCATGTCATGCGCTGGGACAACCCAGAGGAGACCGGCCCCTTTGCGGTTGTTTTATTATCACTGGTGAGCCTTTCGATACAAGGCCTCGTGAATTCATGTCTGTTTTGCGCCGTTGAGAAGCCTTGGATCGACAGGAAGGCAAAGTACAGGAGAGCACCGTCAAAGACGCGTCAAGATAAAGATGAAAACCGGTACCGGACCGGTCATCGGAGGATATCATCATTTTAG